One window from the genome of Nicotiana sylvestris chromosome 9, ASM39365v2, whole genome shotgun sequence encodes:
- the LOC138878740 gene encoding uncharacterized protein, translating into MENKRFSLRCVKDTVLKEQVILEEANTLGKDQNESPPGNWEGQSTDRPPLFNGHYYSWWKNRMRDHIIGEDYELWDIVIDGPLATTKKNTEGEDVPKTRVDCTAEDLKKWEKNAKRSRGTLLYSQYENFTREDGETIQKMYTRFTTLINELKSLGRVILEEDKVEKILTRVLPVTWESKITTIQESKNIATLKLDELIGNFTTYELRRQTMKIDSSKKERSMALRITEGVDLEEDEMTIITKDFKKYLMSGKGPSRSGSYNKPRVPEKQNNEGCYKCGKTDHHIKNCPQ; encoded by the exons agcaggttatccttgaagaggctaacaccttaggaaaagatcaaaatgagtcaccacctggaaactgggaaggtCAATCCACtgataggcctccactctttaacgGCCactactattcttggtggaagaacaggatgagagatcacatcataggagaagactatgaactctgggacatagtcataGATGGTCCTCTggcaactacaaagaagaataCTGAAGGAgaggatgtgccaaagacaagagttgactgcactgctgaagatttgaagaaatgggagaagaatgccaag aggtctagaggaacactgctatattctcaatatgagaatttcaccaggGAGGACGGGGAAACCATCCAgaagatgtatacaaggttcaccacactgataaatgaacttaagtctcttggaagggttattcttgaagaggACAAAGTTGAAaaaattttgacaagggttctgccagtcacttgggaaagcaaaatcactaccattcaggaatcaaagaacattgccacacttaagttggatgagctaattgGAAATTTCACTacctatgaacttagaaggcaaacTATGAAGATAGATTCATCAAAGAAGGAAAGGAGCATGGCACTCAGAATTACTGAAGGTGTTgatctagaggaggatgaaatgaccataatcacaaaggacttcaagaagtacctaatgagtGGAAAGGGTCCTTCCAGAAGTGGAAGCTAcaacaaaccaagggttcctgaaaaacaaaacaatgaggggtgttacaagtgtgggaagactgatcaccacatcaaaaactgccctcaatag
- the LOC138878739 gene encoding uncharacterized protein — MVTALATTPPAQPARGGGQAGRGCLRGGGQARYYALFARTEAVSSDSIITGDSIIVNRIYQSCLVVLSSFETKADILLLSMVDFDIILGMDWLSPHYVVLDCHAKTMTLARPGLPRLEWRGSLDYVPSKVISFLKAQRMVEKGCAVYIAYVRDVSVDTPTMESVPVVRDYPDVFSVDLPSMPPDRDIDFCIDLLPGTQPIYIPPYCMASPELKELKEQL; from the exons ATGGTTACAGCACTAGCTACcactccacctgctcagccagctcgaggtggaggtcaAGCAGGTAGAGGTtgccttagagggggaggccaagccagatatTATGCTCTTTTTGCTCGGACGGAGGCAGTTTCATCCGActctatcattacag gagattctattattgttaaCCGTATCTATCAGTCatgtttggttgttcttagtagttttgagaccaaagcagatatattattgctcagtatggtagactttgatatcattttaggcatggactggttgtcgccccattatgttgttcttgattgtcatgccaagactatgacatTGGCTAGGCCAGGATTACCACGGTTAGAGTGGAGAGGTTCCttagattatgttcctagcaaagttatttcatttctaaaggctcaacgaatggttgagaaggggtgtgctGTGTATATAGCttatgtgagggatgttagtgttgatactcctACCATGGAGTCAGTTCCGGTAGTGAGGGATTATCCAGATGTATTTTCAGTGgatcttccaagcatgccgcccgacagggacatcgacttttgtattgatttattaccgggcactcaacccatctaTATTCCTCCATATTGTATGGCTTCacctgagttgaaggaattaaaggagcaattataa